Proteins encoded in a region of the Methylosinus trichosporium OB3b genome:
- a CDS encoding O-acetylhomoserine aminocarboxypropyltransferase/cysteine synthase family protein: MAVDSKHPETLALHAGWRADPATGAVAPPIYQTTSYQFRDSEHAANLFALKELGNIYTRIGNPTTAILEERLAALEGGVAALALASGQAASAFALQNIARAGDNVVASTDLYGGTWNLFANTLKEQGLDVRFVDPSDPENFRRATDARTRAYYAETLPNPKLTVLPIAEVAAIGREYGVPLIADNTAAPLLVKPFEHGAAIVVYSTTKYIGGHGTSIGGAIIDGGNFDWEKFPDRQPALNTPDPSYHGAVWVEAVKPLGPIAYIIKARTTLLRDLGSAPSPFNAFLTLQGIETLPLRIERHVSNAQAVADFLAQRSEVTKVIHPSRQTGAERERADKYLKGRYGALLGFELAGGLDAGRRFIDALKLFYHVANIGDARSLAIHPATTTHSQLSPEAQLAAGVTPGYVRLSIGIEHIDDILADLDQALTTAG, from the coding sequence GCAAGCACCCCGAGACTCTGGCCCTCCACGCCGGCTGGCGTGCGGACCCGGCCACGGGCGCCGTCGCGCCCCCCATCTATCAGACGACCTCCTACCAGTTCCGCGATTCGGAACATGCCGCCAATCTCTTCGCGCTCAAAGAGCTGGGCAATATCTACACGCGCATCGGCAATCCGACGACCGCGATCCTCGAGGAGCGTCTCGCCGCGCTCGAGGGCGGCGTCGCGGCGCTCGCCCTCGCTTCCGGCCAGGCGGCCTCGGCCTTCGCGCTGCAGAACATCGCCCGCGCCGGGGACAATGTCGTCGCCTCCACGGATCTTTACGGCGGCACCTGGAATCTCTTCGCCAATACGCTGAAGGAGCAGGGGCTCGACGTGCGCTTCGTCGACCCGAGCGATCCGGAGAATTTTCGCCGCGCGACGGACGCGCGCACGCGCGCTTATTACGCCGAGACGCTGCCCAACCCGAAGCTCACCGTCTTACCGATCGCGGAAGTGGCGGCGATCGGCCGCGAATACGGCGTTCCGCTGATCGCCGACAACACCGCGGCGCCGTTGCTGGTGAAGCCGTTCGAGCATGGCGCGGCGATCGTCGTCTATTCGACGACCAAATATATCGGCGGCCACGGCACATCGATCGGCGGCGCCATCATCGACGGCGGCAATTTCGACTGGGAGAAATTCCCCGATCGCCAGCCGGCGCTCAACACGCCGGACCCGAGCTATCACGGCGCGGTGTGGGTGGAGGCGGTCAAGCCGCTCGGGCCCATCGCCTATATCATCAAGGCGCGCACGACTCTTCTGCGCGATCTCGGTTCCGCGCCATCACCTTTCAACGCCTTTCTGACGCTGCAGGGGATCGAGACCCTGCCGTTGCGCATCGAGCGCCACGTGTCCAATGCGCAGGCGGTCGCGGATTTCCTGGCGCAGCGTTCCGAGGTGACGAAGGTCATTCATCCCTCGCGCCAGACCGGGGCGGAGCGCGAGCGCGCGGACAAATATCTGAAGGGCAGATATGGCGCGCTGCTCGGCTTCGAGCTCGCAGGCGGGCTGGACGCGGGGCGCCGGTTCATCGACGCGCTGAAGCTCTTCTATCATGTCGCCAATATCGGCGACGCGCGCAGCCTCGCCATTCATCCGGCGACGACGACGCATTCGCAGCTCTCGCCGGAAGCGCAGCTCGCCGCCGG